A single region of the Salvia splendens isolate huo1 chromosome 18, SspV2, whole genome shotgun sequence genome encodes:
- the LOC121777282 gene encoding serine/threonine-protein kinase D6PKL1-like, which translates to MASKTGSRAHLGLQQKAVGAHYAVTAHDLKSLPLKTNKPKLSKPEKAEESGMDTAGEPREDVEFKLSQINLEDSSNVSPGNSDSKASSTGSEQVNEISIETSEDQEKKISNPCSAKNSSVSAKISDAPAKTSGSAKVNDRVELESGKSSVCRGSTGSDVSDESTCSSFSSGINKPHKANDIRWEAIQALRSRDGVIGLSHFRLLKRLGCGDIGSVYLAELTGTKCYFAMKVMDKASLAGRKKLLRAQTEREILQSLDHPFLPTLYIHFETDKFSCLVMEFCPGGDLHTLRQRQQGKYFSEQAVKFYVAEVLLSLEYLHMLGIVYRDLKPENVLVRDDGHIMLSDFDLSLRCAVSPTLVKTSSLDTTDPQRKTPGYCAQPACIEPSCITPSCVVPTSCFSPRLFSSKSKKDKNKNEIGNQVSPLPELMAEPSNARSMSFVGTHEYLAPEIIKGEGHGSAVDWWTFGIFLYELLFGKTPFKGSGNRATLFNVVGQPLRFPESPVVSFAARDLIRGLLVKEPQHRLAYKRGATEIKQHPFFEGVNWALIRCATPPEIPMPVDYERLPVPTAAPVAAAAAAPGGDQKSDKYLEFDFF; encoded by the exons ATGGCTTCGAAGACTGGCTCTAGAGCTCACTTGGGATTGCAACAAAAAGCTGTCGGCGCTCATTATGCAGTCACGGCGCATGATCTCAAATCTTTGCCCCTAAAGACTAACAAGCCGAAGCTGAGTAAACCAGAGAAGGCTGAAGAATCTGGTATGGATACTGCTGGGGAGCCTAGAGAAGATGTTGAGTTCAAACTATCTCAAATTAATCTTGAGGATTCGTCGAATGTGTCACCTGGTAACTCAGATTCCAAAGCTTCTTCTACCGGATCAGAGCAAGTTAATGAAATCTCCATCGAAACTTCTGAGgatcaagaaaagaaaatatccAATCCATGCAGTGCGAAGAACAGCTCCGTTTCTGCAAAGATTAGTGATGCACCAGCAAAAACTAGTGGAAGTGCCAAAGTGAACGATAGAGTAGAGCTCGAGAGTGGGAAGAGCAGCGTGTGCCGTGGAAGCACTGGCAGTGATGTGAGTGATGAGAGTACCTGTAGCAGCTTTAGTAGCGGTATCAACAAACCCCATAAAGCAAACGACATACGATGGGAAGCCATCCAAGCACTTCGATCCAGAGATGGTGTAATCGGATTGAGCCATTTCAGGCTGCTGAAAAGATTAGGTTGTGGAGATATCGGGAGTGTTTATCTAGCTGAGTTGACCGGAACTAAATGTTATTTCGCAATGAAAGTTATGGACAAAGCATCTTTAGCTGGCCGTAAGAAGCTTCTCCGTGCTCAGACTGAAAGAGAGATACTCCAGTCCCTCGACCATCCCTTCCTTCCGACTCTGTACATCCATTTTGAAACCGATAAATTTTCATGTTTGGTCATGGAATTCTGCCCTGGAGGAGACCTACACACCCTTAGACAGAGACAGCAAGGAAAATATTTCTCCGAACAAGCAGTCAA GTTTTATGTTGCAGAAGTGCTGCTTTCGTTGGAGTATTTGCACATGCTTGGGATCGTTTATCGCGATCTCAAGCCAGAAAACGTCCTGGTCAGGGACGACGGCCATATCATGCTCTCAGACTTCGATCTCTCACTTCGTTGTGCTGTCAGCCCGACTCTGGTGAAGACCTCATCTCTTGACACCACCGACCCCCAGCGCAAAACCCCTGGTTACTGTGCCCAGCCAGCGTGCATCGAACCATCCTGCATTACGCCATCGTGCGTCGTCCCAACGTCATGCTTTTCACCGCGTCTCTTCTCCAGCAAATCCAAGAAGGACAAGAACAAAAACGAGATCGGCAACCAAGTGAGCCCCTTGCCCGAGCTGATGGCCGAGCCAAGCAACGCCCGGTCAATGTCTTTCGTTGGGACACACGAGTATCTGGCACCCGAGATCATCAAAGGCGAAGGCCACGGAAGCGCAGTGGACTGGTGGACGTTCGGCATCTTCCTATACGAGCTCTTATTCGGCAAAACTCCCTTCAAGGGATCCGGCAACCGAGCCACACTATTCAACGTCGTAGGGCAGCCTCTCCGCTTCCCGGAATCGCCCGTTGTCAGCTTCGCCGCCCGGGACTTGATAAGAGGATTACTCGTGAAGGAGCCTCAGCACAGGCTGGCCTACAAACGAGGCGCCACGGAGATAAAGCAGCATCCATTCTTTGAAGGGGTGAACTGGGCGCTGATACGTTGCGCCACCCCACCGGAGATCCCGATGCCTGTCGACTACGAGCGGCTGCCTGTCCCCACAGCAGCACcggtggctgctgctgctgctgctcctGGTGGTGATCAGAAAAGTGACAAGTATCTTGAGTTTGATTTCTTCTAG